CAGCGGCTCGCCGCGCCGATAACGGGCCAGGTTTTCCGCGAACATCCGCACCGACTTGACATCCCAGCCGTCGTAGACGGACGAACAGTGCGGGGTGATGATCACGTTGTCGTAGCCCCAGAGGGGATGGTCGGCCGGCAGCGGCTCGGTGGCGAAGACGTCGAGCGCCGCCCCCCTGAGCCGGCGAGCTTCGAGAGCCTCGACAAGGGCGGCCTCCTCGACGACACCGCCGCGAGAAACATCGATCAGAACCGCAGTCGGCTTCATCGCGGAAAACGCCTGTCGATCGACCAGCCCGCGCGTCGTCTCCAGGAGCGGCACGCAGCAAACGATGAAATCGGCACGCGCCCAAAGCTCGGGCATGTCGCCGATGCGGTGGACCTCATCGACATTCGGGGTCGGCCCCGGCCGGGCCCGGGCGCCGAGCGTGACCATGCCCATCGCCTTGGCGCGGCGGGCCACGGCCTGTCCAGTCCTGCCAAGGCCCAGGATCAGCAATGTGCGCCCTTCGATGGGCTCGACACGGCCCGCCGTCCACCGCCGCGCCCGCTGGTCGCGGGCAAAGCCCGGCAGGCCCAGCGAGAAGGACAGCATCGCCCCCAGCGCGTATTCGGCCATCATGTCGGCGGCGACCCCGGCCGCGTTGGTCACCGTAACCTTGCTCGGATCCCATGGCAGCAGGTGATCGGTGCCCGAGCCGCCGACCGATACCCATCGCACAGTCGAACTTTCCAGGAGCGCCCGGCGCGGAAACAGCGGCGTGCCGGAGAAGCGCACGGAATAGACGATCTCCGCGCCGGTGTCGGCTATCATCTCGGCCAATCCGCCATAGCTGTCGCAGGCCGCGACCTGGAGATCAGGATGGCTCTCCGCCAGCACCGCGAGCGCCGGTTCCGGCTTGTCGCTGTGAACGATGATCGACGGACGGCCAGTCATGGCTCTACGCCCTGCGCCGCGCGGGAATGACCTCACTCGCTTCTCCAAGGGCGGCAAGAAGCGCCTTGCCGGCGGCAAGCGTGGTGTTTTCATGCGGAGCCCGCAGGTTGAGCCAGCGGTGATCGCCGGACCGCACCGCGAGCGCGGCCTTCATGCCGCCGATCAGCCCGGCGGCCTGCACCGCCTGCCGGAACGCCTTGATCGAGGCGTCGGCGGCGCTCACATCCCGGCCGGCGCGCACGCCGTCATAAACAGCTCTTATCGCCGCCGCATTGAGATTGACCGAGGCCGAAATACAGCCCGCCGCACCACCGGCCAGGCCTTGCGTCAACTGTGCCTCGGAGCTCGGGAACACCGAGAGGTTCGGCGCCGCCGCGATCACCGCTGCCGTGTTGTCCCAGTTGCCGGCACTGTCCTTGTAAGCCACGACCGTATCGGGAAACGCGCTGTTCAGCCGGGCAGCCAGCGCCGGCGTCACCGCCACGCCCGAATTCTGCGGAATGTGATAGAGGATCAGCCGCAGCGACGGGCTCGCGACCCTTTCGATCAATTCGGCATAGTAACGCGCCTGCCCCTCGTCGCCCGCAGCGGTATAGAAGAACGATGGCAGCACCATCACGCTAGCACAGCCAAGGCCGACGGCATGGCTGCTCAGTTCCACGGTTTCCGGCAGCGCCGTGACCCCGGTGCCCGGCATCATCCTGCTGGGCGGAATGCCTGCGTTCACCAGCCATTCAAGCGCCTCGATACGCTCAGGCAGCGACAGCGACAGAGCCTCGCCGGTGGTGCCGAAGGGCGAAAGGAAGTGGGCGCCCTGGTCAAGCACCCATCGCGCGTGCCCGATCCAGAGATCACGGGCAATTCTGCCGTTGGCGTCGAAAGGCGTCAGGATCGGCGCGATCACGCCCTGGATGGTGTTCATCGATGCTTCTCCCTTATGTTCTCTCGCCGGCAGCCTGCTTGGCCGCATGGATGACCGTCCTGACGAAGAAGGCGGTCGCCGCAATGTCGAAAAACACGTCGAAGCCTTCCCCGGCCCGCACTAGGACCGCCTCGAGTTGAGCGACGCGGGTCTGCGCGATCTCGTCTTCGCAAAATCGCCCGGCGCGCAGATCAAGTGCGCAAAGCCTTGCCATGACGCCGTCGACCGCTCGCCCGGACAGCCGCATCCAGGCCCAGCCCTCCTCGCGCCACGACCAGTAGCCGCGCGGCCCGGTCGCATTGTTCCAGTGGACCGTGAGCGTATCCAATTCGCCGTCGACGACCAAGAAATCCTCGCCGCCGAGACGCAGCACGCGCAGGTCGCCATGGGTGCCGATCCGGTTCACGGGCGGCAGTGTGATGCCGCGTCCCTTGAGCCAGGCGGAACTGCCCGGTCCCTTGATGCCGAAGCGGGGCTTGGCGGTCAGGTCGACCAGTTCGACGGCGCCGTTCGGCAGTCCTATGCCCTGTGCGGAGCCGCCGGTGGAGAGCGGAAACTGGCGCGCTAATGGCGACAACGAGACCATCCTAGAGCTCCTGCCGCGCGTTTTCCGGATCGAAGAAGGCATGCATGACCACGGGCGCTCTCAACAGTTCGCCGTCGCGGCATTTGAGGGTGACCAGGGTGCCCTCGGTCGCGTCGTCGGCATGGACATAGGCGAGCGCGATATGATGGCCGAGCGTCGGCGAAAAGCCGACTGACGTGACCTGTCCGACGGGCGCTCCGGCGCGAAGCACGAGGCAGCCTTCGCCCGGTATGTTGGCGTCCTTCGCGAACGTCAGCCCGACCAGCCTGCGTTTCTGGCCGAGACGCGCCCGCATCTCGATCGAGCGCTTCCCTACGAAAAACGGTTTCCGTCTCGACACCGCCCAGCCGAAACCCAGTTCATCCGGGCTGGTCAGCGCGTCCGTGTCCTGGCCAATGAGGATGTGGCCCTTCTCCAGGCGAAGGATACGTGACGCTTCAAGGCCGTAGAGCCGCAGCCCATGCGACCTACCCGCCTCGATCACCGCATCCCATAGCGCGCCGGCATAGCTGGAGGGACAATGCAGTTCGTAGCTGACCTCCCCGGTGAAACCGATGCGCATGACACGCACCGG
The nucleotide sequence above comes from Mesorhizobium shangrilense. Encoded proteins:
- a CDS encoding D-2-hydroxyacid dehydrogenase — encoded protein: MTGRPSIIVHSDKPEPALAVLAESHPDLQVAACDSYGGLAEMIADTGAEIVYSVRFSGTPLFPRRALLESSTVRWVSVGGSGTDHLLPWDPSKVTVTNAAGVAADMMAEYALGAMLSFSLGLPGFARDQRARRWTAGRVEPIEGRTLLILGLGRTGQAVARRAKAMGMVTLGARARPGPTPNVDEVHRIGDMPELWARADFIVCCVPLLETTRGLVDRQAFSAMKPTAVLIDVSRGGVVEEAALVEALEARRLRGAALDVFATEPLPADHPLWGYDNVIITPHCSSVYDGWDVKSVRMFAENLARYRRGEPLENVVDPTRGY
- a CDS encoding dihydrodipicolinate synthase family protein, which produces MNTIQGVIAPILTPFDANGRIARDLWIGHARWVLDQGAHFLSPFGTTGEALSLSLPERIEALEWLVNAGIPPSRMMPGTGVTALPETVELSSHAVGLGCASVMVLPSFFYTAAGDEGQARYYAELIERVASPSLRLILYHIPQNSGVAVTPALAARLNSAFPDTVVAYKDSAGNWDNTAAVIAAAPNLSVFPSSEAQLTQGLAGGAAGCISASVNLNAAAIRAVYDGVRAGRDVSAADASIKAFRQAVQAAGLIGGMKAALAVRSGDHRWLNLRAPHENTTLAAGKALLAALGEASEVIPARRRA